AGTACGGCCCCAGCAGCCACTTGTACCCGGCGCACACCAGCACGTCCGGCCGGATGGCGCCGGCGTCGAACGGCATCGCGCCGACGGACTGCGTGCCGTCCACGAACAGCAGCGCGCCCACCTCCCGCGCGCGGCGCGCGATGCGCACCAGGTCGAAGCGCGTCCCGTCGGCCCAGTGCACGTTGCCGAGCGCCACCAGCGCCGTATCGCCGTTGATGGCCTCCAGCAGCCGCGCGTTCCATCCCTCGCCGCGGCCGTCGGGAGCGTCGGGCGGATCGATGGTCCGCAGCCGCGCGCCGGCACCGTCGCACATCCGCCGCCACGCGTAGACGTTGCTGGGAAACTGCCCCCGCGCGACGACCACGTTCTGCTCCGCGCGCAGCTCCAGGTTGCGCGCGACCGTCGCCGCCGCGTACGACACGCCGGGCGAGATGGCCACGCGCGCCGCGTCGCACCCCACCAGTTGCGCGAACAGCTCCCGCGCCCGGGCGGTGCCGGTGAACCAGTCCCGCGGCACCAGCGCGCCCGGATCGCGCCGCCGCCGGACCGCCGCGATCCCCGCCTCCTCGACGGATCTCAGCAGCGGCCCCATGTACGCGCAGTTCAGGTAGTGCAGCCCGTCGGGGAGATGGAACAGCTCGCGCTGGCAGCTCAGCATCTTCGTCACCGGGAGATGGGGAATGGAGATGCGTGAATCTCCGCCTTCCCCCGCCCCGCTGCAATCCCGGCTGGCGTTGGCGCGGGGATGAACCGCAGATTTCACGCGTGAAATTCTTCAGGGGGATGCGGATGATGGAGATCACGATCGACGCGCGGATCGCGGACGCCGCGCCCGGGCTCGTCCTGGGCTGCGCGCGTGCCGGGGTGCGGACGGAGCCCGGCGGCGACGCGCTCTGGGCAGAGATGCGGGAGGCGGCGCGCGAGGCCGCCGCGGACCCGGCCGAGCCCGCCGCGCGGCCGGCGATCGCCGCCACGCGCGAGCTGTACCGGCGCCTGGGCAAGGACCCGTCGCGCTACCGCGGCTCGCCCGAGGCGCTGCTGCGGAGGTCGCGCGCGGGGAAGGAGCTGTACCGCATCCACAACGTGGTCGACGTCATCAACCTCGTCTCGCTGCGCACGCTCCTTCCCATCGGCCTGTACGACGCGGCGAAGGTGCGGCCGCCCGTCATCCTGCGCCGGGGCGCGCCGGGCGAGGCGTACGACGGCATCGGCAAGGAGCAGCTGAACCTGGACGGGCTTCCCGTGCTGGCCGACGCCGGCGGCCCGTTCGGCAGCCCCACCAGCGACAGCCGCCGCACGATGGTGACGGGCGACACGCGCCAGGTCGTCGCCGTCGTCTTCGGCGTCACCGGCCGCGCGGAGCTGGAGCCTGCGATGGAGATGCTCGCTTCCCTCCTCCGCCGCCACCGCGCCGCGAACGACGTCGAGACGTGGTTCGCGGGCATCTAAGTACGTGCACAAAAGTCCCGTCGACTCTACCGTCGCTCGACCGCTATATCGTTGGATCTCACGCGGAGACGCGGAGGCGCGGAGGTTTCGTCACGGCACGAGGTTCCCCGCGTCTCCGCGTCTCCGCGTGAGAAATCGCCGTTGGGGAGACGCGGAGATGAGGAGACTGGTTCATAGCCAGCGGGAGATTCGATTTTGTCGACGACCTTTCGATCAGCCAGGTCCGTTCCTCATCCCCCTCGCCCCGCTCACATTTCGCGCGGAAGCCGCATCTCCCGCGAACCACGGCCGGTCTGCCGACTTCAAAGGCGGATGGGGATTTACCGAAGGCGGACAGGCACGGGCCCGAGGCCAAAACAAACAGAATCGGGCTTGCACTTTGACATTGTCGCATCTAACATGGCCGGAGATGGTTCGCGTCGATTCCGGATCAAAACACATCGGCCCGTCGTCCCTCTAATCCTCCAGTCGCCCGCCTCGACACCCGGCGGGGCGCTCCCACAAGCCCGGCGATTCCCAGCCCATCATCCCGGGCCGCTCCAGCTCAGCAACTCCGAAGTCATTCGACGCGGCCGACGTGATCCGCGCCCGCAGCGCGAGTCATCGCCCCGACCTGGTCCGCGGCCGACCTCCTCCGACCCGAGCCCCGCCATGCCCGCCCCCGACACCCCGTTCTCGTTCAACGAAGCCTACCTCGCGGAGCTGCAGGCGCTCCGCCCGGGGAAGGACGGCCCCGGCCCGTTCGACGATTTCCCGGCGGAAGGGTTCGGCGACGGATCGGATGCCTCGCGCGACCGCCGCGCCGCGAACCTTCGCGCGATCTACACCGAGGTGGACCAGCAGCTGGACGGGCGCGACGAAGCGCACCGGCCGCTCTCCGCGCTCTGCTTCTCGGGCGGCGGGATCCGCAGCGCCACCTTCAACCTGGGCGTGCTGCAGGCGCTGGCCCGGTTCGGCGTGCTGGGGAAGTTCGACTACATCTCGTCGGTCTCGGGCGGCGGGTACATCTCCGGGTGGCTGGCCGCGTGGCGCCGCCGCACCCCCCAGGCCGAGGTGTTCCGCGAGCTTTCCGAGAAGGACCCGCCGCCGCGCCCGCTGGCGCCCGAGCCCAAGCCGCTGGACCACCTGCGCGAGTTCTCGAACTTCCTGACCCCGCGCGTGGGCGCCGTGTCGGTGGACCTGTGGACGGCGGTGGCCATCATCGTCCGCAACCTGCTGCTGAACTGGCTGGTGCTCCTCCCGGTGCTGGCCGCCCTGGTCGCCCTTCCCCAGCTGTGCCTGCTGGTGGTGCAGGTGAAGCCGCGCCCTGCCGACCTCACGTGGATGGTGGTGCTGGGGCTGGCGCTGGGGTTCGTGGCCGACCTGGCCGCGTTCTGGATCCGCTCCTCGCGGCTGCGCGAGGAGTCCGACCAGGGCGGTGTGCCGGCGGCTACCATGACGCCTTCCACGGTGCCGAAGCGGCGGCGCTGGAGCGTGGTATCGGCCGCGCTGGCGCCGCTCTGGGCCTCGTGCCTGGTCACCGTGACCGCCGTGATCTGGGCCACGGCCCCCAACGGAGCGCCGGCGGAGAGCGAGGCGGTGCTCGACTACGCCTTCGTCTGGCTCCTGTTCAGCCCGCTGATCGCCTGGGCCGTGTCCGGGCTCCGCTTCCGGCTGGGCTCGCGCTCGGGGCGGCCCTTCCTCCCCGAGCTCGTGGCGCTCGTGGGGTCCGGATCGGTGGCGGCCATTCTGCTCGTCTCGCTGCACCGGGGCGCGTCCGCGTGGCTGGCCGCGCATCCCGCGCTCTTCGTCTCCCTCGCCGTTCCCGCCGTTCTCGCGGTGCACCTGCTGGCCAAGACGATCTTCGTGGGGATCGGCAGCGTGGGCGAGAAGCGCCGGAGGCGCGCGAGCCAGCCCGGCGGCCGCGACCGGTACGGGCTGGGCGACATGGACCGCGAGTGGTGGGCCCGGCTCTCGGGGTGGGTGCTGATCGCCGCGCTGATCTGGCTCGTGTCCAGCCTGCTGGTGCTGGCCGCCACGCCGCTGCTGGAGCGCCTGACGGCGTGGATCGCGGCCATGGGCGGGATCTCCGGCGCGGCCGTGGCGCTGCTGGGCAAGAGCGGCAAGACGATGTCGGGGCGGCGCGACGACACCGAGGGCTCCAGGACGAAGGAGATGGCGCTGACGGTCGCGGTCCCGCTCTTCTGCGCCTGCATCGTCGTCCTGCTGGCGCTGGGAACGGTCGCCCTGGGACGCGTGTTCACCGGCAACCCCGATCTCCTCGGCATCCCCCGCAGCTTCTCCGGCAGCCTGGGCGTGGTCTCGTTCGACCAGATCGTGGCGTTCGCGGTGATGATGGCGGGGCTGTTCGGGTTCGGCGCGCTGATGGCGTGGGCGGTGAACGTGAACCGCTTCTCCCTTCAGGCGATGTACCGCAACCGCCTGGTGCGGGCGTACCTGGGCGCGTCGAACACCAGCCGCGACCCGGACACCTTCACCGGCTTCGACCCGCACGACGACGTTCCCCTGCACGAGTGCCGCGACGAGCGGCCGCTCCCGGTCATCAACGCGGCGCTGAACCTGGTGCGCGGCGGAGAGAGCCTGGCCTGGCAGCAGCGCAAGGCCGAGTCGTTCTCCATGTCGCCGCTCTTCTGCGGGAACTTCTACGACGGCTACCGCCGCTCCGAGGACTATGCCGGCGGGATCCGGCTGGGGAGCGCGGTGGCCATCTCGGGCGCCGCGGCGAACCCCAACATGGGGTACCACTCCTCGCCCGCCGTCACCTTCCTGCTCACCCTGCTGAACGCGCGTCTGGGGGCGTGGCTGGGGAACACGGGGAGCGCGGGGAACCGCACCTTCCGCTTCCCCGGCCCGGTGTGGGCGCTCCGCCCCATCCTCTCCGAGCTGTTCGGCCGCACCGACTCGAAGAGCCGCTACGTGAACCTCTCCGACGGCGGCCACTTCGAGAACCTGGGGGTCTACGAGATGGTGCTGCGGCGCTGCCGCTACGTGGTGGTGAGCGACGCCGGGCAGGACCCCAAGGCCACCTTCGACGACCTGGGGAACGCCATCCGCAAGATCCGCATCGACTTCCGCATCCCCATCGACTTCGAGGAGCGCATCCACATCTCCCCGCGCGAAGACCTGCCGACGGGGATGTTCTGCGCCAGGGCGCGCATCCGCTACTCCGAGGTGGACGGCGAGGACGCGGCGGACGGCGTGCTGCTGTACGTGAAGCCGGCGCTGTACGGGCGCGGCAAGCCGGTGCCGTACGACGTGTGGTCGTACGCCGGCGCGTCGCCGCTCTTCCCGCACGAGTCCACCGCCGACCAGTGGTTCGACGAGTCGCAGTTCGAGAGCTACCGCGCGCTCGGCCTGCACGCGCTCACCCAGATCGCCGACGGCTTCCAGGGCGGCGACCTCCCCGCCTTCTTCCGCGCCGTCGATGGATATCTGAAGGCGCGCGTCCCCGCGCCCTGATCTCCGCGCGATCCGTCGAGCAGCGAGCACGGTGTGATGGCGCTTCTAATCGGCCACGCGGGAGACGGGAAGGTCCACGAGAGACGCGGTTGATACAGAGCAAGGCAGATGGCATGATGGCGAGCATTTCATCCGCCGGCTGATCGTCACAAGCAGCGCTTAAGGCAGGAAGATCAAGCCTTGGAGCCATGATCTGCCCTCAGCGGAGCGATGAACACGCGCGACCCCGACCGGATCATCCGGCCGGGGTCGTCGCCTTTCAGGAGGTCGCTGATCCGAGGCGGCGCAACTAATCAGCCACCGCAAACACGAAAGTTGACAGCGGTGACAGTCACCGCTACCGTTTCGGCCTTCTCATGCTCGCTCCGCTTATCCAACCCGCATTCTGGAGCCTGCCTCATGCTCGCCACCGTAACCGCCGGCGCCGTCCTGGGGATCGACGCGTTCCTGGTCACCATCGAGGCCGACGTGTCCAGCGGCCTTCCCGCCTTCTTCCTGGTCGGCCTCCCGCAGGGCGCCGTGAAGGAGGCCCGCGAGCGCATCATCGCCGCGATGGGGAACAGCGGCTACTACCTCCCCCCGCGCCGCATCACGCTGAACCTGGCCCCGGCCGACGTGCCCAAGCAGGGGAGCGCGTTCGACCTCCCGCTCGCGGTGGGGATGCTCGCCGGCGCGGGGCAGATGCGCTCGATCGACCGCCTCGCCGGGTACATGATGGTCGGCGAGCTGGGGCTGGACGGCGCGCTCCGCCCCGTCCGCGGCGCGCTCCCGCTGGCGATCGCCGCGAAGCAGGCCGGGTTCGCGGGGATCGTCCTCCCCGGCCACAACGTGGGCGAGGCGGCGGTGGTGGACGGCATCGACGTGCGCGGCGCCACCACGCTGAAGGAGATCGTCCGCTTCCTCGAAGGCTCCGAGGAGCTGCCGCAGACCACGCTCGACCGCGACGCGCTCTTCCGCGCCGCGTCCGCCGTCGAGCACGACTTCGCGGACGTGAAGGGGCAGGAGCACGTGAAGCGCGCGCTGGAGGTGGCCGCGGCGGGCGCGCACAACATCCTTATGGTCGGGCCGCCGGGCTCGGGAAAGACGATGCTGGCGCAGCGCCTCCCCGGCATCCTCCCGCCGCTCACCTTCGACGAGGCGCTGGAGACGACGAAGATCCACTCCGTCGCCGGGCTGCTGGGCGGCACGAAGTCGCTCGTCGCCACGCGCCCCTTCCGCAATCCCCACACGACCATCTCGGACGCGGGGCTGATCGGCGGCGGCCCGCATCCCCGCCCCGGCGAGGTGTCGCTCGCGCACAATGGCGTGCTCTTCCTGGACGAGCTCGCCGAGTTCCGCCGCAACGTCCTCGAGGTCCTCAGGCAGCCGATCGAGGACGCGAAGGTGACGCTGTCCCGCGCCGCCGTCTCCCTCACCTACCCCTCGCGCTTCATGCTGGTCGCGGCGATGAACCCGTGCCCCTGCGGCCATCACGGCGACACGCAGCGGCGGTGCACCTGCGCGCCGCAGCAGGTGCAGCGCTACCTCGGCCGCGTCTCCGGGCCGCTGCTGGACCGCATCGACCTGCACGTGGAGGTGCCCGCCGTCCGCTACCGCGACCTGTCCGACCGGCGCGCGGGCGAGCCCAGCGATTCCATCCGTGCGCGCGTCACCCGGGCGCGCGAGGTGCAGCGCGCGCGCTTCGGCGACCGCGGCGACGTGCACGCCAACGCGCACATGACCGCGCGCGACCTGCGCGAGCACTGCGCCATCGGCGACGGCGGCGAGGCGCTGCTGCGGACGGCCATCACCCGCCTGGGGCTCAGCGCCCGCGCCTACCACCGCGTGCTCAAGATCGCCCGCACCATCGCCGACCTGGACGGCGGCGGCGACATCTCCACCGCGCACGTGAGCGAAGCCATCCAGTACCGCTCGCTCGACCGCGCATCGGCCGCGGCTGCCGCGGCGGCGGCGGCCGGGTGAGGCGGCGCCGCATGTGATTCTCCCCCTCCCGTGCGCCTTGGGGAGGGGAGAGTCACCCGCGCCTACTGCCCTGCCAGGAAGCCGATGATGCCGCGGGCCACGCGCTGGGCGGCGGGCGCGTCGTAGTTCCCCATCACCGCCACGGTCCACTCGCCGCCGCGCGTCCAGTACAGGTCCGAGTTGATGCCCGACGAGGCGCCGCCGCCGTCGTGGCCCACGATGGCGTGGCCGTTCTCCTGCTTCACTTGGAAGCCGTAGCCGTACTCGCCCAGCCCGTCCTTGGCCGTCGTCAGCCGCTCCACCATCGCCGCGCTCACCAGCCTGCCGCCGCGCAGCGCCTCGGCGAACCGCACCATGTCGCCCGCGGTGGAGTAGAAGCCGCCGCACGGCGTGCCCCGCATCCCCAGGAACGCCCAGTTCGGCCGGCGCGGGTTCACGCCCAGCGGGTCGTCGTCGAACCAGCCGTACCCCACCGCCAGGTTGTCGACGGGATCGTTGATCGCGTACGCGTCGGTCCGCGTCATCCCCGCGGGCGCGTACACGTGGCGGCGGATGTAGTCGTAGTAGTTCTCCCCCGACACCTTCTCGATCACCGCGCCGAGCACGACGAAGCCCTCGTTGCTGTATCCCGACCGCGTCCCCGGCTCGTACCGCAGCGGCTCGCGGGCGAACACGTCCAGCAGCGACATCGCGGTGGGGTAGTCCTTCCGGCGGTCGTATCCCGGCCGGTCGAAGAAGCCGCCGAGGCCGGCCGAGTGCGTCAGCAGCTCGTGGATGGTGATCTTCCGCGCGGCCTCGGCATCCGGGTACTCCGGCAGCACCTTCGCCAGCGTGTCCTCGAAGCGCAGCTTCCCCGCCTCCACCAGCTGGGCGATGGCCACGGCGGTGAACATCTTTCCCATCGACGCGATGTTGAAGCGCGTCTCCAGGTTGTTGGCGACGTGGAATCCGCGCTCCGCCTCGCCGAACGCCTGCTGGTAGAAGACGCTGCCGCCCTTCATCACCCGCACCACGCCCGAGAAGTCGTCGCGCCGCGCGGCCGCGGTGACGCGCTGGCTGATGGCGTCGCGAATCTCCGCGTCCGGGAGCGCTCCCGTCGGCCACGCCTCCAGCGCGGCGGGGACGATGGTGACGCCGACGCCCTCCGCGCGCGCCGGCGTGCGGTCGCCGCCGCCGCCCAGGAGCATCGCCGCCGTGCGGCCGGTGCGGCGCACGCGCACGTCGAAGCGCAGCGGATCGCCCGCGCCGCGCACGGAAACGAAATCGAGCCCGCCGCTCTGCGACTGGATGCCCTGCAGGAACGCCGTCTGGCTGGCCAGCGGCTCGCGCCGCCGCGCTGCGTCGGAGAGCGCGGTGTCGGCCCAGCGCCGGACGCGCGCGCTGTCGCCGCTGTTGATCGCGTCCAGCAGCGCCTGCGCGAGCCGGCCCATCGGCGTGGCCGGCAGTTCCGCCCGCGCGGCCACCGGCGCGGACACGTGGACGATCGCCGGCGCCTGCGCGTTCGCGGACGAGGCAGCGAGCACGGCCGCACCGGCGACCGCGAGAGTTCCGTATGCGTTCATCGGGAGGGATGAGGTCGGGGGTCCGAACCGCGGCGAGCCGCGGCACCGTGCCGCGGCTCGCTGGATTAGTGCATCATCCCGCCCGAAAGGTTGGAACGCCTACATCACGTACTGCCCGATCAGG
The sequence above is drawn from the Longimicrobium sp. genome and encodes:
- a CDS encoding aminotransferase class V-fold PLP-dependent enzyme gives rise to the protein MLSCQRELFHLPDGLHYLNCAYMGPLLRSVEEAGIAAVRRRRDPGALVPRDWFTGTARARELFAQLVGCDAARVAISPGVSYAAATVARNLELRAEQNVVVARGQFPSNVYAWRRMCDGAGARLRTIDPPDAPDGRGEGWNARLLEAINGDTALVALGNVHWADGTRFDLVRIARRAREVGALLFVDGTQSVGAMPFDAGAIRPDVLVCAGYKWLLGPYSLGLAYFGERCDRWVPLEETWLGRMGSEDFTRLVDYADEYQPGAARFDVSERSNFVLMPMLIAALEQIVAWGPANVQDYCRELTHGLITEARGLGWRVEDEPWRGAHLFGLRAPAGADAARLQAALAERRVSVSLRGDAVRVAPNVYNTAEDCAALAEALRAAAG
- a CDS encoding B3/B4 domain-containing protein — translated: MKFFRGMRMMEITIDARIADAAPGLVLGCARAGVRTEPGGDALWAEMREAAREAAADPAEPAARPAIAATRELYRRLGKDPSRYRGSPEALLRRSRAGKELYRIHNVVDVINLVSLRTLLPIGLYDAAKVRPPVILRRGAPGEAYDGIGKEQLNLDGLPVLADAGGPFGSPTSDSRRTMVTGDTRQVVAVVFGVTGRAELEPAMEMLASLLRRHRAANDVETWFAGI
- a CDS encoding patatin-like phospholipase family protein: MPAPDTPFSFNEAYLAELQALRPGKDGPGPFDDFPAEGFGDGSDASRDRRAANLRAIYTEVDQQLDGRDEAHRPLSALCFSGGGIRSATFNLGVLQALARFGVLGKFDYISSVSGGGYISGWLAAWRRRTPQAEVFRELSEKDPPPRPLAPEPKPLDHLREFSNFLTPRVGAVSVDLWTAVAIIVRNLLLNWLVLLPVLAALVALPQLCLLVVQVKPRPADLTWMVVLGLALGFVADLAAFWIRSSRLREESDQGGVPAATMTPSTVPKRRRWSVVSAALAPLWASCLVTVTAVIWATAPNGAPAESEAVLDYAFVWLLFSPLIAWAVSGLRFRLGSRSGRPFLPELVALVGSGSVAAILLVSLHRGASAWLAAHPALFVSLAVPAVLAVHLLAKTIFVGIGSVGEKRRRRASQPGGRDRYGLGDMDREWWARLSGWVLIAALIWLVSSLLVLAATPLLERLTAWIAAMGGISGAAVALLGKSGKTMSGRRDDTEGSRTKEMALTVAVPLFCACIVVLLALGTVALGRVFTGNPDLLGIPRSFSGSLGVVSFDQIVAFAVMMAGLFGFGALMAWAVNVNRFSLQAMYRNRLVRAYLGASNTSRDPDTFTGFDPHDDVPLHECRDERPLPVINAALNLVRGGESLAWQQRKAESFSMSPLFCGNFYDGYRRSEDYAGGIRLGSAVAISGAAANPNMGYHSSPAVTFLLTLLNARLGAWLGNTGSAGNRTFRFPGPVWALRPILSELFGRTDSKSRYVNLSDGGHFENLGVYEMVLRRCRYVVVSDAGQDPKATFDDLGNAIRKIRIDFRIPIDFEERIHISPREDLPTGMFCARARIRYSEVDGEDAADGVLLYVKPALYGRGKPVPYDVWSYAGASPLFPHESTADQWFDESQFESYRALGLHALTQIADGFQGGDLPAFFRAVDGYLKARVPAP
- a CDS encoding YifB family Mg chelatase-like AAA ATPase, with product MLATVTAGAVLGIDAFLVTIEADVSSGLPAFFLVGLPQGAVKEARERIIAAMGNSGYYLPPRRITLNLAPADVPKQGSAFDLPLAVGMLAGAGQMRSIDRLAGYMMVGELGLDGALRPVRGALPLAIAAKQAGFAGIVLPGHNVGEAAVVDGIDVRGATTLKEIVRFLEGSEELPQTTLDRDALFRAASAVEHDFADVKGQEHVKRALEVAAAGAHNILMVGPPGSGKTMLAQRLPGILPPLTFDEALETTKIHSVAGLLGGTKSLVATRPFRNPHTTISDAGLIGGGPHPRPGEVSLAHNGVLFLDELAEFRRNVLEVLRQPIEDAKVTLSRAAVSLTYPSRFMLVAAMNPCPCGHHGDTQRRCTCAPQQVQRYLGRVSGPLLDRIDLHVEVPAVRYRDLSDRRAGEPSDSIRARVTRAREVQRARFGDRGDVHANAHMTARDLREHCAIGDGGEALLRTAITRLGLSARAYHRVLKIARTIADLDGGGDISTAHVSEAIQYRSLDRASAAAAAAAAAG
- a CDS encoding serine hydrolase domain-containing protein, with amino-acid sequence MNAYGTLAVAGAAVLAASSANAQAPAIVHVSAPVAARAELPATPMGRLAQALLDAINSGDSARVRRWADTALSDAARRREPLASQTAFLQGIQSQSGGLDFVSVRGAGDPLRFDVRVRRTGRTAAMLLGGGGDRTPARAEGVGVTIVPAALEAWPTGALPDAEIRDAISQRVTAAARRDDFSGVVRVMKGGSVFYQQAFGEAERGFHVANNLETRFNIASMGKMFTAVAIAQLVEAGKLRFEDTLAKVLPEYPDAEAARKITIHELLTHSAGLGGFFDRPGYDRRKDYPTAMSLLDVFAREPLRYEPGTRSGYSNEGFVVLGAVIEKVSGENYYDYIRRHVYAPAGMTRTDAYAINDPVDNLAVGYGWFDDDPLGVNPRRPNWAFLGMRGTPCGGFYSTAGDMVRFAEALRGGRLVSAAMVERLTTAKDGLGEYGYGFQVKQENGHAIVGHDGGGASSGINSDLYWTRGGEWTVAVMGNYDAPAAQRVARGIIGFLAGQ